One stretch of Amycolatopsis sp. NBC_00345 DNA includes these proteins:
- the htpG gene encoding molecular chaperone HtpG, protein MSVETLEFQSEARQLLQLMIHSIYSNKDIFLRELISNASDALDKLRLESYRDKDLQADTDDLHVEIAIDAEARTLTVRDNGIGMSRDDVVGLIGTIAKSGTAEFLRRLKESQEAAGSQDLIGQFGVGFYSSFMVADKVTLVSRRAGTDEGVRWESEGEGTYTIEPVEDAPQGTAVTLHLKPADDEDNLFDYTSPWKVREIVKRYSDFITWPVRMVKQNPLEPDSAEAEADAEKVPEQETVNSRKALWARPSSEVSEDEYHEFYKHISHDWNNPLETVRMQAEGTFEYQALLFIPAQAPVDLFMRDSKRGVQLYVKRVFIMDDCEALMPNYLRFVKGVVDAQDLSLNVSREILQQDRQIRMIRRRLEKKVLSTVKSMMAEDAEKYATFWREFGRAVKEGLLDDPENRESILEISSFASTEDAEKPTSLRAYVARMKDGQEHIYYITGESRTTIENSPHLEAFRAKGYEVLILTDPVDEMWVDSVPGFDGKPLQSVAKGEVELDPASEEQQTEYTDLLSWMTTTLADTVKEVRLSSRLTTSPSCIVGDTNDVSPTLEKMYRAMGQEMPQIKRILELNPEHPLVTGLREARTANPDDASLAETAELLYGMALLAEGGELADPGRFLKLVADRAAKAL, encoded by the coding sequence ATGTCGGTCGAAACACTGGAGTTCCAGTCCGAGGCACGCCAGCTGCTGCAGTTGATGATCCATTCGATCTATTCGAACAAGGACATCTTCCTGCGGGAGCTGATCTCCAACGCCTCGGACGCGCTGGACAAGCTGCGCCTGGAGTCGTACCGGGACAAGGATCTGCAGGCGGACACCGACGACCTGCACGTCGAGATCGCGATCGACGCCGAAGCCCGCACGCTCACCGTGCGCGACAACGGGATCGGCATGAGCCGTGACGACGTCGTCGGCCTGATCGGCACCATCGCGAAGTCCGGCACCGCGGAGTTCCTGCGCAGGCTCAAGGAGTCGCAGGAGGCAGCCGGCTCGCAGGACCTGATCGGCCAGTTCGGCGTCGGCTTCTACTCGAGCTTCATGGTCGCGGACAAGGTCACGCTGGTGAGCCGCCGCGCGGGCACGGACGAGGGCGTCCGCTGGGAGTCCGAGGGCGAGGGCACTTACACGATCGAGCCGGTCGAGGACGCGCCGCAGGGCACCGCCGTCACGCTGCACCTGAAGCCGGCCGACGACGAGGACAACCTCTTCGACTACACGTCGCCGTGGAAGGTCCGCGAGATCGTCAAGCGGTACTCGGACTTCATCACCTGGCCGGTCCGGATGGTGAAGCAGAACCCGCTGGAGCCCGACAGCGCTGAAGCCGAAGCCGACGCTGAGAAGGTGCCCGAGCAGGAGACGGTCAACTCGCGCAAGGCGCTGTGGGCGCGGCCGTCGTCGGAGGTCTCCGAGGACGAGTACCACGAGTTCTACAAGCACATCAGCCACGACTGGAACAACCCGCTCGAGACCGTCCGGATGCAGGCGGAGGGCACGTTCGAGTACCAGGCGCTGCTGTTCATCCCGGCTCAGGCGCCGGTGGACCTGTTCATGCGCGACAGCAAGCGCGGCGTGCAGCTGTACGTCAAGCGCGTGTTCATCATGGACGACTGCGAAGCGCTGATGCCGAACTACCTGCGCTTCGTGAAGGGTGTCGTCGACGCGCAGGACCTGTCGCTGAACGTCTCGCGCGAGATCCTGCAGCAGGACCGGCAGATCCGGATGATCCGGCGGCGGCTGGAGAAGAAGGTGCTCTCCACGGTCAAGTCGATGATGGCCGAGGACGCCGAGAAGTACGCGACGTTCTGGCGGGAGTTCGGCCGCGCTGTCAAGGAGGGCCTGCTCGACGACCCGGAGAACCGCGAGTCGATCCTGGAGATCTCCTCGTTCGCCTCCACCGAGGACGCCGAGAAGCCGACCTCGCTGCGTGCGTACGTGGCGCGGATGAAGGACGGCCAGGAGCACATCTACTACATCACCGGCGAGTCGCGCACGACGATCGAGAACTCGCCGCACCTGGAAGCGTTCCGCGCCAAGGGTTACGAGGTGCTGATCCTGACCGACCCGGTCGACGAGATGTGGGTCGACTCGGTGCCGGGCTTCGACGGGAAGCCGCTGCAGTCCGTGGCCAAGGGCGAGGTGGAGCTGGACCCGGCTTCGGAGGAGCAGCAGACGGAGTACACCGACCTGCTGTCCTGGATGACGACCACGCTGGCGGACACCGTCAAGGAGGTCCGGCTCTCGTCGCGGCTGACCACGTCGCCCTCGTGCATCGTCGGCGACACGAACGACGTCTCGCCGACGCTCGAGAAGATGTACCGCGCGATGGGCCAGGAAATGCCGCAGATCAAGCGGATCCTGGAGCTGAACCCGGAGCACCCGCTGGTCACCGGCCTGCGCGAGGCCCGCACGGCGAACCCGGACGACGCGTCGCTGGCCGAGACCGCGGAGCTGCTGTACGGCATGGCGCTGCTCGCCGAGGGCGGCGAGCTGGCCGACCCGGGCCGGTTCCTGAAGCTGGTGGCCGACCGGGCCGCGAAGGCCCTCTAG
- the aceB gene encoding malate synthase A, translating to MSEVQVLGGSVERGDEILTPEALAFLAGLHDAFAGRRDELLVARGKRREEARTTGRLDFLPETQGVRDGDWQVAGAPPALRDRRVEITGPTDRKMTINALNSGAKVWLADFEDANTPHWANVVSGQVNLRDAIRGDITLESGGKSYALKDDVEHATIVVRPRGWHLDERNLTFGARLGVGALVDFGLYFFHNAAELLKRGKGPYFYLPKMESHLEARLWNDVFTHAEKELGIEHGTIRATVLIETIPAAFEMEEILYELREHASGLNAGRWDYLFSVIKYFRDAGEKFVLPDRNSVTMTAPFMRAYTELLVRTCHKRGAFAIGGMAAFIPSKDPAVNEGAFKKVHDDKAREAGDGFDGSWVAHPGMVSLCREEFDQVLGDKPNQLDRTRDEVSVTADQLLDVASTPGSATAAGLRAAVEVGIRYIASWLSGNGAAAIHNLMEDAATAEISRSQVWQWVKNGTVLDTGDRVTAELVRGVLADVRGELASDVKEELLAPAVELFEQVALADEFPDFLTLPAYERIK from the coding sequence ATGTCTGAAGTCCAGGTCCTCGGCGGCTCTGTCGAGCGCGGCGACGAGATCCTGACGCCGGAAGCCCTCGCCTTCCTGGCGGGGCTGCACGACGCGTTCGCGGGCCGCCGGGACGAACTGCTCGTCGCCCGCGGCAAGCGCCGCGAGGAGGCCCGCACCACCGGCCGGCTCGACTTCCTGCCGGAGACCCAGGGGGTCCGCGACGGCGACTGGCAGGTCGCCGGGGCGCCGCCGGCGCTGCGTGACCGCCGGGTGGAGATCACCGGTCCCACCGACCGCAAGATGACCATCAACGCCCTCAACTCCGGCGCCAAGGTGTGGCTCGCCGACTTCGAGGACGCCAACACCCCGCACTGGGCGAACGTCGTCTCCGGCCAGGTCAACCTGCGCGACGCCATCCGCGGCGACATCACGCTGGAGAGCGGCGGCAAGAGCTACGCGCTGAAGGACGACGTCGAGCACGCCACCATCGTGGTCCGCCCGCGCGGCTGGCACCTCGACGAGCGCAACCTGACCTTCGGCGCGCGCTTGGGCGTCGGCGCGCTGGTCGACTTCGGCCTCTACTTCTTCCACAACGCCGCCGAGCTGCTCAAGCGCGGCAAGGGCCCGTACTTCTACCTGCCGAAGATGGAGAGCCACCTCGAAGCGCGGCTGTGGAACGACGTGTTCACCCACGCCGAGAAGGAGCTGGGCATCGAGCACGGCACGATCCGCGCGACCGTGCTGATCGAGACCATCCCGGCCGCGTTCGAGATGGAGGAGATCCTCTACGAGCTGCGCGAGCACGCGTCGGGCCTGAACGCGGGCCGCTGGGACTACCTGTTCAGCGTGATCAAGTACTTCCGCGACGCCGGCGAGAAGTTCGTGCTGCCGGACCGCAACTCGGTCACCATGACCGCGCCGTTCATGCGCGCCTACACCGAGCTGCTCGTGCGCACCTGCCACAAGCGCGGCGCGTTCGCGATCGGCGGCATGGCCGCGTTCATCCCGAGCAAGGACCCGGCCGTCAACGAGGGCGCGTTCAAGAAGGTCCACGACGACAAGGCGCGGGAGGCCGGCGACGGCTTCGACGGCTCGTGGGTCGCGCACCCGGGCATGGTTTCGCTGTGCCGCGAGGAGTTCGACCAGGTGCTCGGCGACAAGCCGAACCAGCTCGACCGCACCCGCGACGAGGTGAGCGTGACCGCCGACCAGCTGCTCGACGTCGCCTCGACGCCGGGCAGCGCCACCGCGGCCGGGCTGCGCGCGGCCGTCGAGGTCGGCATCCGCTACATCGCCTCGTGGCTGAGCGGCAACGGCGCGGCGGCCATCCACAACCTGATGGAGGACGCCGCCACCGCCGAGATCTCGCGTTCGCAGGTCTGGCAGTGGGTCAAGAACGGCACGGTGCTCGACACCGGCGACCGGGTCACCGCGGAGCTGGTGCGCGGCGTGCTGGCCGACGTCCGCGGCGAGCTGGCCTCGGACGTCAAGGAAGAGCTGCTGGCCCCGGCCGTCGAGCTGTTCGAGCAGGTCGCGCTGGCCGACGAGTTCCCGGACTTCCTCACGCTCCCGGCGTACGAGCGCATCAAGTAA
- a CDS encoding DUF6986 family protein — protein MNNTGRLSEDVYTAADARLADADARVAALYPGEPPGRRPVHTVYVPASQYRTRLVADWGKRAMRVFIEEGDRLGLTPDVAERVRAKLFTEPIEDLRIDFEDGYGHPGDDVEDAAALAAGQTLATTGGTPFVGIRFKSFEAATRRRGIRTLDLFLSGLLENGPLPGGFVVTLPKVTAVEQVEVAADVLARLESAYGLAEGALRFEVQIETAQSILAHDGTVSVARIIQAAAGRCSGLHYGTYDYSAGLGIAAAYQSMEHPAADLAKQLMQVAAAGTGVRLSDGSTNKLPVGDALPTAWAEHLRLVRRSLENGFYQGWDLHPHQLPTRFAATYAFYREGFPDAAKRLRDYADQTSGGVLDEPATAEALARYLLGGLHCGALEESELPFDRTELDRYSRRLA, from the coding sequence TTGAACAACACTGGCCGGCTCTCCGAGGACGTTTACACCGCCGCCGACGCGCGTCTCGCGGATGCCGACGCGCGCGTCGCGGCCCTGTACCCCGGTGAGCCGCCGGGACGCCGGCCCGTGCACACCGTGTACGTGCCGGCGTCCCAGTACCGCACGCGCCTGGTCGCCGACTGGGGCAAGCGGGCGATGCGGGTGTTCATCGAGGAGGGCGACCGGCTCGGCCTCACGCCGGACGTCGCCGAACGCGTGCGCGCCAAGCTGTTCACGGAGCCGATCGAGGACCTGCGGATCGACTTCGAGGACGGCTACGGCCACCCGGGCGACGACGTGGAGGACGCCGCCGCGCTGGCCGCCGGGCAGACGCTCGCGACCACCGGCGGCACGCCGTTCGTCGGAATCCGGTTCAAGAGCTTCGAAGCCGCGACGCGACGGCGCGGCATCCGCACCCTCGACCTGTTCCTCTCCGGCCTGCTGGAGAACGGCCCGCTGCCCGGCGGCTTCGTGGTCACGCTGCCCAAGGTGACGGCAGTCGAGCAGGTCGAGGTGGCCGCGGATGTGCTGGCCCGGCTGGAATCCGCGTACGGCCTCGCCGAGGGCGCGCTGCGGTTCGAGGTGCAGATCGAGACCGCGCAGTCGATCCTCGCTCACGACGGCACGGTGTCGGTCGCGCGTATCATCCAGGCCGCGGCCGGGCGCTGTTCCGGCCTGCACTACGGCACCTACGACTACAGCGCGGGGCTGGGCATCGCCGCCGCGTACCAGAGCATGGAGCACCCGGCGGCGGACCTGGCCAAGCAGCTCATGCAGGTCGCGGCCGCGGGCACAGGCGTGCGGCTGTCCGACGGCTCCACCAACAAACTGCCGGTCGGCGACGCCCTGCCGACGGCCTGGGCCGAGCACCTGCGGCTCGTGCGGCGTTCGCTGGAGAACGGCTTCTACCAGGGCTGGGACCTGCACCCGCACCAGTTGCCGACCCGCTTCGCGGCGACGTACGCCTTCTACCGCGAAGGCTTCCCCGACGCGGCGAAGCGGCTTCGCGACTACGCCGACCAGACATCGGGCGGAGTGCTCGACGAGCCCGCGACGGCTGAGGCGCTCGCGAGGTACCTGCTTGGCGGCTTGCACTGCGGTGCGCTGGAGGAGTCCGAGCTGCCGTTCGACCGGACGGAGCTGGACCGCTACTCCCGGCGCCTGGCCTAA